The Geminocystis sp. NIES-3708 genomic sequence TAGCAACATCAAATTTAATTGTTAATTGTTAATCACTAAATTATTAATTCTTAACTACAGAAACGGGAATACCTAAAGAGACTAAATTGAAAAGCTCTTTAATATCTTTATTTTTCATTCTAACGCAACCATGGGATACCGCTTGACCAATCAAATGTTCACCTGGAGTACCATGAAAACCGATAAAGTCTTTGCCATTTGTCCAGAAGCCAATCCAACGTTCTCCTAACGGACCATTCGGACTAGGGGGAACAACTTTTCCTGTCCAAGGATTTTGCCATGAGGGATTTTCTACCATTTGAATAATCTCAAATTCTCCCACTGGGGTTTCCCATCCTTTTTTTCCGACTGCC encodes the following:
- a CDS encoding L,D-transpeptidase is translated as MKSDSVNGCLGKNFFLSLVTLGFLLTNVSPSHSSESFSDIKEDLLQIEMPSVPNLKNSNLYLYSPEETMSMKLVLRLGLKQVQVYEQDKLIASFPVAVGKKGWETPVGEFEIIQMVENPSWQNPWTGKVVPPSPNGPLGERWIGFWTNGKDFIGFHGTPGEHLIGQAVSHGCVRMKNKDIKELFNLVSLGIPVSVVKN